The DNA region AAATCCTCGCCAGTACCATACCCTGCCTGGTGGAGGAGAGTTGTCTCTCCGTGCCGGGTGTCGTTGGCAACGTGGTCCGGTCGTCGCAGGTGCGCGTTCGGGCCTTCAGCCGGGAGGGCGAGGCGTTCGAGCGGGATCTCGAAGGGATGCCTGCCGTCTGTCTCCAACACGAGATGGACCACCTGGTGGGTAAGCTCTTTGTTGATCGCCTGTCACTGATGCGACGTCTTCGGTTTCGCTTCGGTGCTTCGGCAAGGGCACGCGCCAAGGCGGCCTAGTCCTTACCGCCTGACCCCGACATGGGGCATCGGGCACTCTCTCAGCGCATCCAGTCCCTCGACGGCCCTACCCTCAGGATAAGTTCTGGCAGGCTGGCGCTTACTTGGCGTGGCCATCACCCTTTCCCTCGTCAAAACGCCTGACCCAGGGTTCCGACCAAGCCCCAGCTAGTCGGGCCGGTCCAATCCCCCGTCCGCTGGTCCGCTTCTTGCCTTAAACTGTGCGTACCTGGTAATGGCTGAGGGCCGTCGCGATGACCTATTGTGTGGGAATTTCTGTTGATGCCGGTTTG from Chromatiaceae bacterium includes:
- the def gene encoding peptide deformylase; this translates as MALLAILEYPDPRLRLLAQPVEAFDASLWRLVDDLCETLGVSKGIGLAAPQTGDRRQVLVIDLSGGEAEPEVYINPEILASTIPCLVEESCLSVPGVVGNVVRSSQVRVRAFSREGEAFERDLEGMPAVCLQHEMDHLVGKLFVDRLSLMRRLRFRFGASARARAKAA